In the Pseudolabrys taiwanensis genome, one interval contains:
- the plsX gene encoding phosphate acyltransferase PlsX, which translates to MSDKVRIALDAMGGDHGPSVILPGADIALMRHPDVEFLLFGDTAQLNPVLDGLPRLKAASKVTHTDVAIRMDDKPSQALRYGRWKSSMWLTLDAVKKGEADVAVSAGNTGALMAMSRFNLKMLEGIERPAIAALWPTLKGESIVLDVGASIGADESHLINLAAMGSAMARVLFDIERPTVGLLNIGVEEVKGLEQVREAGRILRETPSLDFDYHGFVEGDDIGKGVVDVVVTEGFAGNIALKTAEGTAHQLASYLRAAMNRTWASRLGYLFARAAFQALREKMDPRKANGGVFLGLNGIVIKSHGGADAEGTAAAIDMGYDMVRYKLLAKIGQSMERDLQARSAQIATGAAS; encoded by the coding sequence ATGTCCGATAAAGTCCGTATCGCACTCGACGCCATGGGCGGCGATCATGGCCCCTCGGTTATTCTGCCGGGTGCGGACATCGCGCTCATGCGGCATCCCGATGTCGAATTTCTGCTGTTCGGCGACACCGCCCAGCTCAATCCGGTGCTCGATGGGTTGCCGCGGCTGAAGGCCGCCTCCAAGGTTACCCATACCGACGTTGCCATCCGCATGGACGACAAGCCGAGCCAGGCGTTGCGCTATGGCCGCTGGAAATCGTCGATGTGGCTGACGCTCGACGCCGTCAAGAAAGGGGAGGCCGACGTTGCCGTCTCCGCCGGCAATACCGGCGCCTTGATGGCCATGTCCCGCTTCAATCTGAAGATGCTGGAAGGAATCGAGCGGCCGGCCATCGCCGCGCTGTGGCCGACGCTGAAGGGCGAGTCGATCGTGCTCGACGTTGGCGCCTCCATCGGGGCCGACGAGTCGCATCTTATCAATCTTGCCGCCATGGGCAGCGCCATGGCCCGCGTGCTGTTCGACATCGAGCGGCCGACCGTCGGGCTGCTGAACATCGGCGTCGAAGAAGTGAAGGGTCTGGAGCAGGTCCGCGAAGCGGGCCGCATTTTGCGCGAGACGCCGTCGCTCGATTTCGACTATCACGGCTTCGTCGAGGGCGACGACATCGGCAAGGGTGTCGTGGACGTGGTTGTCACCGAGGGATTCGCCGGCAATATCGCGCTGAAGACCGCCGAGGGTACGGCGCACCAGCTCGCGTCTTATTTGCGGGCGGCGATGAACCGAACCTGGGCCTCGCGTCTCGGTTATCTGTTCGCCCGCGCGGCCTTCCAGGCTCTTCGCGAGAAGATGGATCCGCGCAAGGCCAATGGCGGGGTCTTCCTCGGCCTCAACGGCATTGTCATCAAGAGCCATGGCGGGGCCGACGCCGAAGGCACGGCCGCCGCCATCGATATGGGTTACGACATGGTGCGATATAAGCTGCTCGCCAAGATCGGGCAGTCGATGGAACGAGACCTGCAAGCGAGGTCCGCGCAGATTGCGACCGGAGCGGCCTCGTGA
- a CDS encoding YceD family protein — protein sequence MDKASHPWSVPVAVEDIPETGLHLEIEAPDTVRAAIAALAGLREVKQLSAVFDLARRGAGVQVDGAITGRIGQTCVVTLEPIENDVVETVDLRFTPQTAAEEDLETAALAGSDDEDAPEPLIGGKVDLGELATEFLMLGIDPYPRKPGAEFAPPKVEEPGTHPFAALEALKKRPGGGNT from the coding sequence ATGGATAAAGCATCTCATCCTTGGAGCGTTCCGGTGGCCGTCGAGGACATCCCGGAAACCGGGCTGCATCTCGAAATCGAGGCGCCGGACACCGTTCGTGCCGCCATTGCCGCGCTTGCTGGACTGCGCGAGGTCAAGCAGCTCTCGGCGGTGTTCGATCTCGCCCGGCGCGGTGCTGGCGTGCAGGTGGACGGCGCGATCACCGGCAGGATCGGCCAGACCTGCGTCGTCACCCTCGAGCCCATCGAGAACGATGTGGTCGAGACCGTGGATTTGCGCTTCACGCCGCAGACGGCGGCCGAGGAGGATCTCGAAACCGCGGCGCTCGCCGGCAGCGACGACGAGGACGCGCCCGAGCCGCTCATCGGCGGCAAGGTCGACCTCGGCGAACTGGCGACCGAGTTCCTCATGCTCGGCATCGATCCCTATCCGCGCAAACCGGGGGCGGAATTCGCGCCGCCGAAGGTTGAGGAGCCCGGCACGCACCCGTTTGCCGCGCTCGAGGCTCTTAAGAAGCGGCCAGGCGGCGGAAATACTTGA
- a CDS encoding ubiquinol-cytochrome C chaperone family protein, with translation MTKVHATGLPHFDLASGGALTYPATKVALNPERTMIFPLFRRNRRADTISALYGMIVAQARMPSFYQDFVVADTINGRFDLLVLHLVLVIERLNREEGVRDLAQGLFDRFCRDMDDNLREIGIADLKVPKEMRKMGQAFYGRAQAYQAALATPDNAALVETLVRNIYAGSAPSAAVTDRLAAYVRDAIRALDTQETSALESGKLHLPDPARSFAVA, from the coding sequence GTGACGAAAGTTCATGCGACCGGGCTTCCTCATTTCGACCTTGCATCCGGCGGGGCGTTGACGTACCCGGCGACTAAAGTCGCGCTCAACCCCGAACGGACAATGATATTTCCCCTGTTCCGCCGCAACCGGCGGGCCGACACCATTTCCGCCCTGTATGGCATGATCGTGGCGCAGGCGCGAATGCCGAGCTTTTACCAGGACTTCGTGGTTGCGGACACCATTAATGGGCGTTTCGACCTGCTGGTTCTCCACCTCGTTCTGGTGATCGAGCGGCTGAACCGGGAGGAGGGGGTGCGCGACTTGGCGCAGGGGCTGTTCGACCGCTTCTGCCGCGACATGGACGACAACCTGCGGGAAATCGGCATTGCCGACCTGAAGGTGCCCAAGGAGATGCGAAAGATGGGCCAGGCCTTTTATGGCCGGGCGCAGGCCTATCAGGCGGCTCTGGCGACGCCGGACAACGCGGCCTTGGTGGAGACGCTGGTGCGCAATATCTATGCCGGGTCAGCCCCCTCAGCTGCGGTGACGGACCGGCTCGCGGCCTATGTGCGGGACGCCATCCGGGCACTGGACACACAGGAGACGTCGGCGCTTGAATCCGGAAAATTGCATCTGCCGGATCCGGCCCGAAGTTTTGCCGTAGCTTGA
- a CDS encoding outer membrane protein assembly factor BamE, which produces MNFRHSRLALALVGALALAGCGSTTETLQRGYVLPEGALEQIPIGASQDQVLIVLGTPSTVATVSGEAFYYISQTAKRSAAFMPYGVVDQRVIAVYFDKDRRVTKLANYGMKDGKLFDFYSQTTPTGGQELSYIRNIFRNIGVGPIAPRS; this is translated from the coding sequence ATGAACTTTCGTCACTCTCGTCTGGCGCTGGCGCTCGTGGGCGCGCTTGCCCTCGCCGGCTGCGGCAGCACCACCGAGACGCTTCAGCGCGGCTACGTGCTTCCCGAGGGCGCGCTCGAACAGATTCCGATCGGCGCCAGCCAGGACCAGGTGCTGATCGTGCTCGGCACCCCCTCCACCGTCGCGACCGTAAGCGGCGAAGCCTTCTATTACATCTCGCAGACGGCCAAGCGCTCGGCGGCCTTCATGCCCTACGGCGTCGTCGATCAGCGCGTCATCGCGGTCTATTTCGACAAGGACCGCCGCGTCACCAAGCTCGCCAATTACGGCATGAAGGACGGCAAGCTGTTCGACTTCTACTCGCAGACCACCCCGACCGGCGGCCAGGAACTCAGCTACATCCGCAACATCTTCCGCAACATCGGCGTCGGCCCGATCGCGCCGCGCAGCTAA
- a CDS encoding sodium-translocating pyrophosphatase, whose product MTTLWLIVACGALAILYGIWATMSVLSADQGTARMQEISAAVREGAQAYLRRQYTTIGIVGVVIFVIIGVTLGWLVALGFAVGAILSGVAGFIGMNVSVRANVRTAQAATKSLAGGLDIAFKAGAITGMLVAGLALLGVTIYFGFLTGTRGLAPDNRTVIDAIVALGFGASLISIFARLGGGIFTKGADVGGDMVGKVEAGIPEDDPRNPATIADNVGDNVGDCAGMAADLFETYAVTTVATMVLAAIFFKGTALLLPMMILPLAIGGVCIITSIIGTFFVKLPASQSIMGALYRGLIVTGILSLIGIAGVIAYALPQGFATALTSEGKTYTGMTLFLCGVVGLVVTGLIIWITEYYTGTDYRPVKSIAQASVTGHGTNVIQGLAVSMEATALPALVIIAGILVTYSLAGLFGIAIAVTTMLALAGMIVALDAFGPVTDNAGGIAEMAGLPKEVRKSTDALDAVGNTTKAITKGYAIGSAGLGALVLFAAYNQDLDYFTKTGAGYFQGVTLDFSLKNPYVVVGLLFGGLLPYLFAAFGMTAVGRAAQSIVEEVRRQFREDPGIMKGTSKPNYSRAVDLLTKSAIKEMIIPSLLPVLSPIVCYFVIYLVAGGGAAGKSAGFSALGAMLLGVIVTGLFVAISMTSGGGAWDNAKKYIEDGHFGGKGSDAHKAAVTGDTVGDPYKDTAGPAVNPMIKITNIVALLLLAILAH is encoded by the coding sequence ATGACTACACTGTGGCTCATCGTTGCGTGCGGTGCGCTTGCGATCTTGTACGGTATCTGGGCGACGATGTCGGTGCTCAGCGCCGACCAAGGCACTGCCCGGATGCAGGAGATTTCGGCCGCCGTCCGTGAAGGCGCACAGGCTTATCTCCGCCGCCAATACACCACCATCGGCATCGTCGGCGTGGTGATCTTCGTCATCATCGGCGTCACGCTCGGCTGGCTGGTCGCGCTCGGCTTTGCCGTCGGCGCCATCCTGTCCGGCGTTGCCGGCTTCATCGGCATGAACGTGTCGGTGCGCGCCAACGTCCGCACCGCGCAGGCGGCGACCAAGTCGCTGGCCGGCGGTCTCGACATCGCCTTCAAGGCCGGCGCCATCACCGGCATGCTGGTCGCAGGTCTGGCGCTGCTCGGCGTCACGATCTACTTCGGCTTTCTCACCGGCACCCGCGGCCTGGCGCCCGACAACCGCACGGTGATCGACGCCATCGTCGCGCTCGGCTTCGGCGCGTCGCTGATCTCGATCTTCGCCCGTCTCGGCGGCGGCATCTTCACCAAGGGTGCGGACGTCGGCGGCGACATGGTCGGTAAGGTCGAGGCCGGCATTCCGGAAGACGATCCGCGCAACCCGGCGACCATCGCCGACAACGTGGGCGACAACGTCGGCGACTGCGCCGGCATGGCGGCCGACTTGTTCGAGACCTACGCCGTGACCACGGTCGCGACCATGGTGCTCGCGGCCATCTTCTTCAAAGGCACGGCGCTGCTGTTGCCGATGATGATCCTGCCGCTCGCCATCGGCGGCGTCTGCATCATCACCTCGATCATCGGCACCTTCTTCGTGAAGCTGCCGGCGTCGCAGTCGATCATGGGCGCGCTGTACCGCGGCCTGATCGTCACCGGCATCCTGTCGCTGATCGGCATTGCCGGCGTCATCGCCTACGCGTTGCCGCAGGGCTTCGCCACTGCGCTGACCTCGGAAGGCAAGACCTATACCGGCATGACGCTGTTCCTGTGCGGCGTCGTCGGCCTGGTGGTCACCGGCCTGATCATCTGGATCACCGAGTACTACACCGGCACCGACTATCGCCCGGTGAAGTCGATCGCCCAGGCCTCGGTCACCGGCCACGGCACCAACGTGATCCAGGGCCTCGCCGTCTCGATGGAGGCGACCGCGCTACCCGCGCTCGTCATCATCGCCGGCATCCTGGTCACCTACAGCCTGGCCGGCCTGTTCGGCATCGCCATCGCCGTCACCACGATGCTGGCGCTCGCCGGCATGATCGTCGCGCTCGACGCCTTCGGTCCGGTCACCGACAATGCCGGCGGCATTGCCGAAATGGCCGGGCTGCCGAAGGAAGTGCGCAAGTCGACCGACGCGCTCGACGCGGTCGGCAACACCACCAAGGCGATCACCAAGGGCTACGCCATCGGTTCGGCCGGCCTCGGCGCATTGGTGCTGTTCGCGGCCTATAACCAGGACCTCGACTACTTCACCAAGACCGGCGCGGGCTACTTCCAGGGCGTCACGCTCGACTTCTCCTTGAAGAACCCCTACGTCGTCGTCGGTCTCTTGTTCGGGGGTCTGCTGCCGTATCTGTTCGCGGCGTTCGGCATGACCGCCGTGGGCCGTGCCGCCCAGTCGATCGTCGAGGAAGTGCGCCGGCAGTTCCGCGAAGACCCCGGCATCATGAAGGGCACGTCGAAGCCGAACTACAGCCGCGCGGTCGACCTGCTGACCAAGTCGGCGATCAAGGAAATGATCATCCCGTCGCTGCTGCCGGTGCTGTCGCCGATCGTCTGCTACTTCGTGATCTATCTGGTCGCGGGTGGCGGTGCGGCCGGCAAGTCGGCGGGCTTCTCGGCCCTCGGCGCCATGCTGCTCGGCGTGATCGTGACCGGCCTCTTCGTCGCCATCTCGATGACCTCCGGCGGCGGCGCCTGGGACAACGCCAAGAAGTACATCGAGGACGGCCACTTCGGCGGCAAGGGCTCGGATGCCCATAAGGCCGCGGTGACCGGCGACACCGTCGGCGATCCCTACAAGGACACGGCGGGCCCGGCCGTGAACCCGATGATCAAGATCACCAACATCGTCGCGTTGTTGCTGCTCGCGATCCTCGCGCACTAA
- a CDS encoding arylsulfatase B: MSARRLVTALACTAAALFVHAAQAQTQQSAPPPNIVYILADDLGWKDVGFHGSDIKTPNIDKLAETGARLEQFYAQQMCTPTRAAFMTGRYPFRYGMQTLVIPASMNYGLPTDERLLPQALKQAGYTTALIGKWHLGHADRKFWPTQRGFDYHYGALLGEIDYYKHTVGGKTDWFKNEKVLNEKGYATTLLGDEAVRYIDRQSQQKPFFLYLAFTAPHTPFQVPQNYLDMYKSIGDANRRSYAAMVTAMDDQIGRVMAELQKRGLRDNTIVVFHSDNGGNLNPQASGETEVHGKLPADNGPYRGGKGDLYEGGTRVVSLVNWPGKIKPGVVDQMMHVVDWYPTFVKLAGGTLDKGKPLDGLDMWPTLSEGKPSPRHEVVYNIEIFRGAVREDDWKLFWRATLPSTLELYNLANDPGEKNNVAAQNPDKVDALQKRINTLGGEMQKSLLLQALFKQIMKQSVGQAPLLPNEDGFYETVD; the protein is encoded by the coding sequence ATGTCGGCAAGACGCTTGGTAACCGCCTTGGCCTGCACGGCCGCCGCTTTGTTCGTCCATGCGGCGCAGGCCCAAACGCAGCAGTCCGCGCCGCCGCCGAACATCGTCTATATCCTGGCCGACGATCTCGGCTGGAAGGATGTCGGTTTCCACGGCTCCGACATCAAGACACCGAACATCGACAAGCTCGCCGAAACGGGCGCGCGCCTCGAACAGTTCTATGCGCAGCAAATGTGCACGCCGACGCGCGCGGCTTTCATGACCGGCCGCTATCCGTTCCGCTACGGCATGCAGACCTTGGTCATTCCGGCGTCGATGAACTACGGCTTGCCGACCGACGAACGGCTGCTGCCGCAGGCGCTCAAGCAGGCCGGCTACACCACGGCGCTGATCGGCAAATGGCATCTCGGCCACGCCGACCGCAAATTCTGGCCGACCCAACGCGGCTTCGATTATCACTACGGCGCGTTGCTCGGCGAGATCGACTATTACAAGCATACGGTCGGCGGCAAGACGGACTGGTTCAAGAACGAGAAGGTGCTGAACGAGAAGGGCTATGCGACGACGCTGCTCGGCGACGAGGCGGTGCGTTACATCGACCGGCAGAGCCAGCAGAAGCCCTTCTTCCTCTATCTCGCTTTCACGGCGCCGCACACGCCGTTCCAGGTGCCGCAGAACTATCTCGACATGTATAAGTCGATCGGCGACGCCAATCGCCGCTCCTATGCGGCGATGGTCACCGCGATGGACGACCAGATCGGCCGCGTGATGGCCGAATTGCAGAAGCGCGGCCTGCGCGACAACACGATCGTCGTCTTTCACAGCGACAATGGCGGCAACCTGAATCCGCAGGCGAGCGGCGAGACCGAGGTTCACGGCAAGCTGCCGGCGGACAACGGTCCCTATCGCGGCGGCAAGGGCGATCTCTATGAGGGCGGCACGCGTGTCGTGTCGCTCGTCAACTGGCCCGGCAAGATCAAGCCCGGCGTCGTCGATCAGATGATGCACGTGGTCGACTGGTATCCGACCTTCGTGAAGCTCGCCGGCGGCACACTGGACAAGGGCAAGCCGCTCGACGGTCTCGATATGTGGCCGACGCTGAGCGAGGGTAAGCCTTCGCCGCGGCACGAGGTCGTCTACAATATCGAGATATTCCGCGGCGCCGTGCGCGAGGACGACTGGAAACTGTTCTGGCGGGCGACGTTGCCCTCGACGCTCGAGCTCTACAATCTCGCCAACGATCCGGGCGAGAAGAACAACGTCGCCGCGCAGAACCCCGACAAGGTGGACGCACTGCAAAAGCGGATCAACACGCTCGGCGGCGAGATGCAGAAATCGCTGCTGCTGCAGGCGCTGTTCAAGCAGATCATGAAGCAGAGCGTCGGGCAGGCGCCGCTGTTGCCGAACGAGGACGGCTTCTACGAGACGGTGGACTAA
- a CDS encoding MFS transporter translates to MSAVAEPIQHAVADDRLARRNALILSAAQALAGGNNTVIVSTTAILGGMLAPEKGLATLPITGMVMGMWLGTLPVGALARRFGRRTALQVGSFFGILSGFVSYAAVMQNSFWVLILGTFCGGLYAAAHQSYRFAAADTASEKFRAKAVSWVLAGGIFAAVIGPQLVIFTKDLMAPHLFAASFIGQSICALLAAVVLQFVRIPRPVARAGAAPSRPLPEIICNPRFVVAAACGMASYALMNLVMTSAPLAMVGCGHSVTDAALGIQWHVLAMYGPSFFTGGLINRFGTERVTGIGLVLIALTAAIAISGTSVMHFWWALIALGVGWNFAFIGATTMVTRCHHAGERNKVQAFNDFLVFGSMAISSFSSGQMLAAFGWDVLNLMLVPFVVAAAGLLAWLHWRTRPAMV, encoded by the coding sequence ATGTCGGCGGTCGCTGAACCGATACAACACGCGGTCGCTGACGACCGCCTGGCGCGCCGCAACGCGCTGATCCTGTCGGCCGCGCAGGCCCTCGCCGGCGGTAATAACACCGTCATCGTCTCGACCACCGCCATTCTCGGCGGCATGCTGGCGCCGGAAAAAGGACTGGCAACGTTGCCCATCACCGGCATGGTCATGGGCATGTGGCTCGGCACGCTGCCCGTGGGCGCGCTCGCCCGCCGCTTTGGCCGGCGCACCGCGCTGCAGGTCGGTTCCTTCTTCGGCATCCTCTCGGGCTTCGTCTCTTACGCCGCGGTGATGCAGAACAGCTTCTGGGTGCTGATCCTCGGCACGTTCTGCGGCGGCCTCTATGCCGCAGCGCACCAATCGTACCGCTTTGCGGCAGCCGATACCGCGAGCGAGAAATTCCGCGCCAAGGCGGTGTCGTGGGTTCTGGCCGGCGGCATCTTTGCCGCGGTGATCGGGCCGCAGCTCGTCATCTTCACCAAGGATCTGATGGCGCCGCATCTGTTCGCCGCGAGCTTCATCGGCCAGTCGATCTGCGCGCTGCTCGCCGCCGTCGTGCTGCAGTTCGTGCGCATCCCGCGGCCCGTGGCCAGAGCAGGCGCCGCGCCGTCGCGGCCGCTGCCGGAGATCATCTGCAATCCGCGCTTCGTCGTCGCCGCCGCCTGCGGCATGGCCAGCTACGCGCTGATGAATCTAGTGATGACGTCGGCGCCGCTGGCGATGGTCGGCTGCGGTCATTCCGTGACCGACGCGGCGCTCGGCATCCAGTGGCACGTGCTGGCGATGTATGGCCCGAGCTTCTTCACCGGCGGCCTGATCAACCGCTTCGGCACCGAGCGCGTCACCGGCATCGGCCTCGTGTTGATCGCGCTCACCGCGGCGATCGCGATCTCCGGCACCAGCGTCATGCATTTCTGGTGGGCGCTGATCGCGCTCGGCGTCGGCTGGAATTTCGCTTTCATCGGCGCCACCACCATGGTGACCCGGTGCCACCATGCCGGCGAGCGCAACAAGGTGCAGGCCTTCAACGACTTCCTGGTGTTCGGCTCGATGGCGATATCGTCCTTCTCCTCCGGTCAGATGTTGGCCGCGTTCGGATGGGACGTGCTCAATCTGATGCTGGTGCCGTTCGTCGTCGCCGCCGCCGGGCTGCTGGCCTGGCTGCACTGGCGCACGCGACCTGCGATGGTGTGA
- a CDS encoding alpha-hydroxy acid oxidase, translated as MHDMTAKKEAAFVAAGPHPNFAKWHKLFPTTAWLREQAPRNVPRFSFEYGDTGAGNDIGIAHNWAAFDNIKIVPRYGVTNTLPPVDVDLFGTRYAAPVGIAPMGGPALVWPGADLLMAKAAQRVRIPYTLGVAGGATIEEIARVAPDVFWLQLYRFYRNEHAIGLDLVRRAHDAGVKVLTLTLDVPVRTTRSRETYAGLANEFKPNARMIREMLVRPKWLMALLRNGYPRFATIGPYANSTKTNEIIRFARQNMGGAFNWDEVARYRDAWKGPMTVKGILHPHDAEKAVSLGVDGIWISNHGGRQIEALVPSIDALPGIVAAVGKKATILLDSGVRSGQDVLRAVALGADCAFAGKSFLWAVAALGDEGAEQLVDLYIDELRASLGQIGALSLAEAREATILHPGAIKF; from the coding sequence ATGCACGACATGACGGCGAAAAAAGAAGCGGCGTTCGTCGCCGCCGGGCCGCATCCGAACTTCGCCAAGTGGCACAAGCTGTTCCCGACGACCGCCTGGCTGCGCGAGCAGGCGCCGCGCAACGTGCCGCGCTTCTCGTTCGAATACGGCGACACCGGCGCCGGCAACGATATCGGCATCGCGCACAACTGGGCCGCCTTCGACAACATCAAGATCGTGCCGCGATACGGCGTCACCAACACGCTGCCGCCGGTCGATGTCGATCTGTTCGGCACGCGCTATGCGGCGCCAGTCGGCATCGCGCCGATGGGCGGTCCGGCGCTGGTATGGCCCGGCGCCGACCTGCTGATGGCCAAGGCCGCGCAGCGCGTGCGCATTCCCTATACGCTCGGCGTCGCCGGCGGCGCGACGATCGAAGAGATCGCGCGCGTCGCGCCCGACGTGTTCTGGCTGCAGCTCTATCGCTTCTATCGCAACGAGCACGCCATCGGCCTCGACCTGGTGCGCCGCGCGCACGATGCCGGCGTGAAGGTGCTCACGCTCACGCTCGACGTGCCGGTGCGCACGACGCGCTCGCGCGAGACCTATGCGGGTCTGGCGAACGAATTCAAACCGAACGCGCGCATGATCCGCGAGATGCTGGTGCGGCCGAAATGGCTGATGGCGCTGCTGCGCAACGGTTATCCGCGCTTCGCCACCATCGGCCCTTACGCCAACAGCACCAAGACCAACGAGATCATCCGCTTCGCGCGGCAGAACATGGGCGGCGCCTTCAACTGGGACGAGGTCGCGCGTTATCGCGACGCCTGGAAGGGGCCGATGACGGTGAAGGGCATCCTGCATCCGCACGATGCCGAGAAGGCGGTGTCGCTCGGCGTCGACGGCATCTGGATCTCGAACCATGGCGGCCGTCAGATCGAGGCGCTGGTGCCGTCGATCGATGCGCTGCCGGGCATCGTCGCCGCGGTCGGCAAGAAGGCGACCATCCTGCTCGACAGCGGCGTGCGCTCCGGCCAGGACGTCTTGCGCGCCGTCGCGCTCGGCGCCGACTGCGCCTTCGCCGGCAAGTCGTTCCTGTGGGCGGTGGCGGCGCTCGGCGACGAGGGCGCGGAGCAGCTGGTCGATCTCTACATCGACGAATTGCGCGCCTCGCTGGGCCAGATCGGCGCGCTGTCGCTCGCCGAAGCGCGCGAGGCGACCATCCTGCATCCCGGGGCGATCAAGTTCTGA
- the thiL gene encoding thiamine-phosphate kinase: MSSPDDKLSAEERLIAHYFKPVATHPGALGLADDAAFVTPPPGHDLVLKTDGAIAGVHFFPEDDASTVARKVLRMNLSDIAAKGARPLGFLVSVALPRDIDMAWVERFAQGLKADAEAYGCPLFGGDTDKTPGPITISVGMFGIVPTGTMVRRAGARPGDLIFVTGTIGDAALGLKLRLGADWMLDAGQREHLLSRYLLPQPRNAAAEAVRTHCSAAMDVSDGLAGDLTKLVRVSGVAATVEAAKVPLSGAARAAIAADPAMLETALTGGDDFEILCTVPPDRAAGFRAAAQTAGVAVTEIGAVAVGEGARFLDAQGAPLAFQRLSFSHF; the protein is encoded by the coding sequence ATGTCTTCGCCCGACGACAAACTGTCGGCCGAGGAACGCCTGATCGCGCATTACTTCAAGCCGGTCGCGACGCATCCCGGCGCGCTCGGCCTTGCCGACGACGCCGCCTTCGTCACGCCGCCGCCGGGGCACGATCTCGTGCTCAAGACCGACGGCGCCATCGCCGGCGTGCACTTCTTTCCCGAGGACGATGCGAGCACGGTCGCGCGCAAGGTGCTGCGCATGAACCTGTCGGACATCGCCGCCAAGGGAGCCAGGCCGCTCGGCTTCCTGGTCTCGGTCGCGCTGCCCCGCGACATCGATATGGCGTGGGTCGAGCGCTTCGCGCAGGGCCTCAAGGCGGATGCCGAGGCTTACGGCTGTCCGCTGTTCGGCGGCGACACCGACAAGACGCCAGGGCCGATCACGATCTCGGTCGGCATGTTCGGCATCGTGCCGACGGGCACGATGGTGCGCCGGGCAGGGGCAAGGCCCGGCGATCTCATTTTCGTCACCGGCACCATCGGCGATGCCGCGCTCGGCCTGAAGCTGCGCTTGGGCGCCGATTGGATGCTCGATGCCGGGCAGCGCGAGCACCTGCTGTCGCGCTATCTGCTGCCGCAGCCGCGCAACGCGGCGGCCGAGGCCGTGCGCACGCATTGCTCCGCGGCGATGGACGTGTCCGACGGCCTTGCCGGCGATCTGACCAAGCTCGTCCGCGTCTCGGGCGTCGCCGCCACCGTCGAAGCGGCAAAGGTTCCGCTGTCCGGCGCCGCGCGCGCGGCGATCGCCGCCGATCCGGCGATGCTGGAGACCGCGCTCACCGGCGGCGACGATTTCGAGATCCTCTGCACCGTGCCGCCGGACCGTGCCGCGGGCTTCCGCGCCGCGGCGCAAACGGCCGGCGTCGCCGTCACCGAGATCGGCGCTGTCGCGGTGGGCGAAGGCGCGCGTTTTCTCGATGCGCAAGGCGCGCCTCTCGCCTTCCAGCGCCTGTCGTTCAGCCATTTCTGA
- the nusB gene encoding transcription antitermination factor NusB: MARAPQPGDKEARKANKRGAARLAAVQALYQMDMAGTGLNDILAEFESHWLGREVEGAQYLPAEAAFFRDIVSGVVREQRALDPLIDEALQSGWPLKRIEAVLRAALRAGCYELKDRRDVPARVVISEYADVASAFVERDETGMVNAVLDLIARKLRADEFTPG, from the coding sequence ATGGCACGCGCGCCGCAACCGGGCGACAAGGAAGCGCGCAAGGCCAATAAGCGTGGCGCGGCCCGGCTGGCCGCCGTGCAGGCGCTCTACCAGATGGACATGGCCGGCACCGGCCTCAACGACATCCTCGCCGAGTTCGAGAGCCACTGGCTCGGCCGTGAGGTCGAGGGCGCGCAGTATCTGCCGGCGGAGGCCGCGTTCTTCCGCGACATCGTTTCCGGCGTCGTGCGTGAGCAGCGCGCGCTCGATCCGCTCATCGACGAAGCGTTGCAGAGCGGCTGGCCGCTCAAGCGCATCGAGGCCGTGCTGCGCGCGGCGTTGCGCGCCGGCTGCTACGAGTTGAAGGACCGCCGCGACGTGCCGGCGCGCGTCGTCATCTCGGAATATGCCGACGTCGCCTCGGCCTTCGTCGAGCGCGACGAGACCGGCATGGTCAATGCGGTGCTCGACCTCATCGCGCGCAAGCTCCGCGCGGATGAGTTCACGCCGGGGTGA